The nucleotide sequence aaaaaaatctattttaattgCTACCATTTCTGCTTGACGTATTACACACATCAATTTAATTTGCCATTACGGTTTCAATAAAATTATGCAACTTGTAAAGCATTAAAAATAActtgtaatttacattttaaaactgtggTTGGAAATGGCAAATGTAAATGACAATAACTGAAATATTCATCTTCCACGTCTTGCTcatttaaatacagaaatatattGCATATGACATTTCAAGATGAATTCTGCTTCCTCAGATCAGCAATACCTCTATTCTGTCTTGAACGTCCTGCAGCTGTTCTGCGGTGGTGCCCTCGTCGGCTGGCTCTGTGTGCGAGCCGTTCATCCCGTCTGGGTCCTGATTCAGAGGCTGATAATAATATCCAGCGCTGTCCTGGTCTCCAGCACCtccttcatcctcctcctcctccatgtCCTCTCCGCTCCACTCCTCCGGCACAGCGGCGTCTAAAGGCCGGTCCTGCACCACATCCTCCTCAGAGTTCGGTAAGATTCTCTCGGGACCCATTTCTCGGGCCCTCGCCACTTCCATTCAAGGGCTGCGAACAAACACAATATTGGGACGTTCGGAAACTCTTATCGTAGATTGATGTGCCTAAACATCAAAATTTCACTCAAATCTTACttgtaattatgtaaaaaaaacaagaaagagcCCCTAATTTACAGAGAAAGTGCATAATATTCAGAGCTCTATATAGAATAGCTGTTATTGATGATTATTATATAGTACATTAGAAGAAAACAGCATAAAGGGGGAGTTCACTCAAAATTCGGAGattatttactcgccctttacttgtttcaaagctttgagtttcttctgttgaacataagagaagatatttagaaaaatgctgaaaatcggTGGCCATTGACttcttagtatttgtttttcctactatggaagtcagtgggtacgggtttctaacatttttcaaagtaacttcttttgtgtttaagaatGCGTTCAAATTACACTTAAGCATTACACTTATAACATTTTAAGGTAGTACACTTTATTGCTATACAataatctatttaaatatattttttaaaagttcaatTTAGTTTATACCTGATAACTATGTAAACGTATACTaagtttaaactttttttatagtGTTCAAATGatacttttaagcattacacctataatatatttttgaagTAGTACACTTTATTGCTATATGCTAAAATTCtatttaaatctatatttttaagttcaatttaatttatactAACAATAACTATGTACAAGTGTGCAAACTTTGAACAATTTTTCAAATGCATTCAGATTATACTTTTaagaaatacatttataacatgTTTTTTCAAGTAGTATTTGATCTGAAATCGCatttaagtatgacttcaaaacaacatgagCACTATTTACTTGATAGTCATTGTCTGCACATATGATTTTACTATTCAgattttgcaaagaatacttatctaaaattataatattaaggagAAATATAAACCACTTGAAGCTGTTTTCAATGCACTTTTATGAAGGAGAAAAGACTTAACGTGCTATCATACACTTTATCTGTGGCCTCGACAGTAGTTACTGTTAAGTACAATAAGGTTTGACAGAAATGTTGGTTGCTCTGGTGGATATTTATGCACATTAAGCGTTGTAGCATGTCCCACAAAATGCGTTTATTGTTGGAAAGGGACAGGTAGATGTTAAAACACTGACGTGTTAGGAAAAACTGATCTTTTATAGGCTAAATATTAGCGTGTATATGCAATGTATACAACATCTACCTGTCAAGGTATGCTTAGGCTATACAATTATGCTAGCCTAAACACATTTCATATAATTTCGCGGTTTTGACTCAGGAATGCGGCTTTTTAACattaagaataaattaaaagcaaactATAGGATGATCTCTGGCTATTTCCTCTTACCTCTTTATTCTTTCGAGCTctttttttcgtttgttttcaACTGATGCATCTGTATCCCGAAAAGAATGTATATTTGTTTCCGGTGCTGCGCAGAAGCACAACTGCGCAGTGATTGCGTCACGATGCGTCAACACGCCAAGCGACGTATCTTGCgtatattaaaatattcaatttGTTTAATGCTAGAGAGTTTGTTTAAAATTGTGACTACCATAAGTGAACGTGTAATATATGATgcatataattatgcattaaCATATCacgagttcatgatggttaaattaggCACAAACTAATACATTAATTACTAAACAAGCATGTACTAACGAGTAATTAAGGTAGttattattcacacatgaactcatgttgtagttaaagttagttcatgattagcacattcattaactcatcattaattcagaaTAAAGTCATGGTTAGTttgcatattaatacatcattattcatgtactgttattgtaaaatgCTACTTAAATCACAATTTTACATTCGTGATATCAGAAAGTTTTCTTTATTACTGTATGCACTTTGTTCTGCAATAAAATAAGTTATGTGAATACATCTTTtaggtgattttatttatttattttgtgaccCACATGAGTTTTAGGTCACAAGAGGATAAGCTGTAACTAtatctgttatttattactgtattaacaTTGTATCTTTAAGAAGAACACaaagttgcatttttttaaactgctggcAGTTGAGAGAAAGTGTTGGCACGACAACCACAGCGCGTCTTCAGTCAACAAAGAGGACAGCACAGCTGAAGAccaactctctgtttctctctgtttttttattcattttaaaggttaGTAAAGTACTGCAATGTAGATGAAATACTATAATTTTATGAGATAAAATTGTTGTGTATAACTGcagttatgtgtgtaaatgatcgGTGTTAAGTTATGTCTGTTATTTGTGAAGAATTGGGTTTGTTAATTGAGTTTTAAAGGATAATCTGATGTTAGCATGTGatactgttattgttttatgatcctgtatttgacacatatttgtatatatatgttataaatcTATCTATACATGTGATATTTGAGATGTCATGGCTTTTAATGCCATGTGTGATTAAAGTCAACAAAGAGGACAGCACAGCTGAAGAccaactctctgtttctctctgtttttttattcattttaaagacctccAGAGTGAGGTCTGCAACAGattttgggggctcgtccgggatcggCTCCTAATATCCATGGGAAGCTGATCCAGTGATTCTTGATCTTTGGGACCACATAAGTGTGGATGCGCTGCTGCAAGTTTGTACTCAAGAGAACGTCGGTGAAGAGTGTGATTCTGCTTACTGCAACTGGGAAGAGAGTGACTTTTGCTGACTGGCTACTGCAACTGTGAACTGAGGGATTGTGAAGAAGATTCATCATGTCAGATACAGTAAGGAAGAGTCTGGTGTGGAACATCAGAAAGAGTCTACTCACCTTGTCTGCTGATGAACTGTATCAAATTGCCAAAAGTATTGTTTCAGTGCCAGAAAGGGACCTGTCTGAACTAGATGCCACCGATCAAGAGG is from Danio aesculapii chromosome 13, fDanAes4.1, whole genome shotgun sequence and encodes:
- the mea1 gene encoding male-enhanced antigen 1, producing MEVARAREMGPERILPNSEEDVVQDRPLDAAVPEEWSGEDMEEEEDEGGAGDQDSAGYYYQPLNQDPDGMNGSHTEPADEGTTAEQLQDVQDRIEAMGLFLPHPPPPDSDEEEDPEGAAAHRSHASIPMDEDHVELVKRTMAAVNLPTLGIPAWAREISDDQWKDMVQQTLQSRQSSAGLRLERN